From the Tripterygium wilfordii isolate XIE 37 chromosome 6, ASM1340144v1, whole genome shotgun sequence genome, one window contains:
- the LOC119999824 gene encoding DExH-box ATP-dependent RNA helicase DExH17, with translation MDSFTLKSVSDLPAPFRSVFSFRYFNSLQSECFPVCYHSNVNMIISAPTGSGKTVLFELCILRLLLRFISAEGRFVHIRGTLKTIYIAPSKALVQEKVRDWNQKFGSWGINCLELTGDNEVYNARNIHDADIILTTPEKFDAVSRYRIENGGLSFFSDIALLLIDEVHILNDPRGAALEAIVSRIKMLACNPEMKSSPLASVRLLAVSATIPNIEDLAEWLRVPVQGIKRFGEEMRPVKLTTKVFGYSAAKNDFLFEKRLQNYIFDILMQYSRGKAALVFCATRKGAQEAAQRLTQITMSFGYSNPFIKDREQQERLREASLLCSDKQMQSYILYGVGYHNGGLCLKDRNLIEGLFLKGDVQILCTTNTLAHGINLPAHTVVIKSTQHFNKEKGLYMEYDRSTILQMCGRAGRPPFDDTGMVIIMTRRETVHLYENLLNGCEMVESQLLSCVTEHLTAEIVQLTVSDITRAIEWMKCSYLYVRMQKNPENYAVRKEISRDRIEKHMQEICVQKVNELSQHQMIWTDEDGFLLKPLEPGKLMTKYYLKFNTMKNIMQTPINCSLEDALLVICQAEEISWIQLRRNEKKLLNEINIDKNGRLRFHINGDKGKRKIRIQTREEKIFVLVNDCLTGDPSVHDLSLTQDMNSTCANGCRIAKCMKEYFIYKKNYRGTVNSSSLAKSLHQKLWDDSPYLLKQLPGIGTVTAKALHSMGITSFEMLAEADPRRIEIVTGRKFPFGNHIKESLQSLPPKVDMQMEEIECQRQGKAKLVLTLTRLSQSLQSTRRHYADMIVGLEEDNLILFHEKIRVDEFASPYSTTVLVPNVQQRRLTVRADLVFEEYIGIDLQQNLLVMNKCNPSMNEILRKKQRSLVPPPEEVCVIEDDSELVSQALIKRRNGSMPSFKLLDEELGEGETSPEVENDDCVTVTEQTVFDHIREKAKKFPVLTTANNACSPSPKAFLLTMKRPYDKHLELHDELNDLDGDGGRFLQQAVNNSSSETIEAEQIEPVIRNSSSPMPNTNATFSGEEKIFDHIRKKAKNFPALSTLMTWDWESQYLNEGKEHDSKHLPDTHISDFDESKEISASEFLTDTIVNSDFGPSEPDRDAFGIKARTKAKENVVSGSYKETPRTSNLPPKVSRTNVDFSSMKILSYDISMMKSNTNLADSGRSVEDSRKQKSSPSASKRQCCSLTMASETRGEGPFLGFKSIFSFL, from the exons ATGGATTCATTCACTTTGAAGTCCGTGTCAGATTTGCCTGCTCCTTTTCGTTCAGTTTTTAGTTTCAG GTATTTTAACTCACTGCAGAGTGAATGCTTTCCAGTTTGTTATCACTCCAATGTAAACATGATAATATCAGCACCAACTGGAAGTGGTAAAACAGTGTTGTTTGAGCTTTGCATTTTGAGGCTTCTTTTGAGATTTATCTCAGCGGAGGGAAGATTCGTCCATATACGGGGAACACTCAAAACA ATCTACATAGCACCTTCTAAGGCTTTAGTACAGGAGAAGGTCCGTGACTGGAACCAGAAGTTTGGGTCATGGGGTATAAATTGCCTGGAGCTGACTGGTGACAATGAAGTTTACAATGCAAGGAATATACACGATGCAGACATTATCCTCACCACTCCTGAG AAGTTTGATGCTGTGAGTCGATATCGTATAGAGAATGGAGGCTTGAGCTTTTTCAGTGACATAGCGCTTCTGCTTATTGATGAAGTTCACATACTGAATGATCCACGTGGAGCAGCTTTGGAGGCAATTGTTAGCAGAATCAAAATGCTTGCTTGCAATCCCGAAATGAAGTCAAGTCCTTTGGCTTCTGTCCGTCTTCTGGCTGTGTCAGCTACAATTCCAAATATTGAGGATCTTG cggAATGGCTTAGGGTTCCTGTGCAAGGAATTAAGAG GTTTGGGGAGGAAATGAGACCTGTCAAGTTGACCACCAAAGTTTTCG GATACAGTGCCGCCAAAAATGACTTTCTATTTGAAAAG CGCCTTCAAAACTATATTTTTG ATATTCTGATGCAATATTCAAGAGGGAAAGCTGCTCTGGTGTTTTGCGCAACTAGAAAAGGAGCACAAGAAGCAGCTCAGCGACTCACTCAGATAACAATGAGCTTTGGTTATTCAAATCCATTCATTAAAGACAGAGAGCAGCAGGAAAGGCTAAGGGAAGCCTCACTATTATGCAGTGACAAACAAATGCAGTCTTATATCCTTTATGGTG TTGGTTATCACAATGGTGGGCTTTGCCTTAAGGATCGGAATCTTATTGAAGGCCTTTTTCTTAAGGGTGATGTTCAAATTCTGTGTACTACGAATACTCTTGCCCATGGAATCAACCTACCGGCTCATACTGTTGTCATAAAATCAACCCAGCACTT CAACAAGGAAAAAGGTCTCTACATGGAATATGACCGATCCACTATACTACAG ATGTGCGGTAGGGCAGGTCGGCCACCATTTGATGATACAGGAATGGTTATAATCATGACAAGAAGAGAAACA GTCCATCTCTATGAGAATCTCTTGAATGGATGCGAAATGGTGGAGTCACA ATTGCTTTCATGTGTGACAGAGCACTTAACTGCTGAGATAGTTCAACTTACTGTCTCTGATATTACACGTGCAATTGAGTGGATGAAGTGCTCATACTTGTATGTGAGGATGCAAAAG AACCCTGAGAATTATGCAGTCAGAAAAGAAATTTCAAGAGACCGAATAGAGAAGCATATGCAAG AGATTTGTGTTCAGAAAGTTAATGAATTATCACAGCATCAAATGATCTGGACTGATGAAGATGGTTTCCTCTTAAAGCCCTTAG AGCCAGGGAAGCTGATGAccaaatattatttgaagttcAACACAATGAAAAACATTATGCAGACCCCCATAAACTGCAGTTTGGAAGATGCACTTCTTGTCATATGCCAAGCTGAGGAAATTTCTT GGATACAGCTTAGGCGCAATGAGAAGAAACTTCTAAATGAAATAAACATAGATAAAAATGGCCGGCTACGCTTCCACATAAATGGTGACAAGGGGAAACGGAAAATACGTATtcaaactagagaagagaagatATTTGTTCTGGTGAATGACTGCTTGACAGGAGATCCTTCAGTTCATGATTTATCCCTAACTCAG GACATGAATTCTACATGCGCAAATGGGTGTCGAATAGCTAAGTGCATGAAAGAGTATTTTATATACAAGAAGAACTACAGAGGAACAGTGAACTCCAGTTCTCTAGCCAAATCGTTGCACCAGAAACTCTGGGATGACAGTCCATACTTGCTTAAACAATTGCCTGGTATTGGAACGGTTACTGCAAAG GCACTACATTCCATGGGGATTACATCATTTGAGATGCTAGCTGAAGCTGATCCAAGGAGGATAGAAATAGTCACTGGGCGAAAATTCCCATTTGGGAATCATATCAAAGAGTCTTTGCAATCATTACCTCCAAAAGTTGATATGCAGATGGAGGAAATTGAATGCCAGAGGCAAGGAAAGGCTAAGCTGGTCCTAACATTGACTAGGCTTTCACAATCCCTTCAGTCAACTAGACGACATTACGCGGATATG ATTGTTGGGCTGGAAGAAGATAACCTGATTTTATTTCATGAGAAAATAAG GGTGGACGAGTTCGCAAG CCCCTACAGTACGACAGTTCTTGTGCCAAATGTTCAACAAAGGAGGCTGACGGTTAGGGCTGATCTTGTTTTTGAAGAATACA TTGGTATTGATCTTCAACAAAATCTTCTAGTGATGAATAAGTGCAACCCAAGCATGAATGAAATACTTCGAAAAAAGCAGCGCTCTCTTGTTCCGCCACCTGAGGAGGTATGTGTTATAGAAGACGATAGTGAGCTGGTATCTCAAGCACTGATTAAAAGGAGAAACGGTTCAAT GCCCAGTTTCAAACTCCTTGACGAAGAACTAGGAGAAG GGGAGACATCTCCGGAAGTTGAAAACGATGATTGTGTAACTGTTACCGAACAAACTGTCTTTGACCACATACGGGAAAAGGCCAAGAAGTTCCCTGTCTTGACTACAGCAAATAATGCTTGTTCTCCATCACCCAAGGCATTTCTTCTCACAATGAAACGCCCTTATGACAAGCACCTTGAACTTCATGACGAACTAAATGATCTTGATGGCGATGGAGGCAGGTTTCTGCAACAGGCTGTGAACAATTCATCTTCAGAAACCATAGAGGCAGAGCAAATTGAACCGGTTATCAGGAACTCTTCTAGTCCGATGCCCAATACTAATGCCACATTCTCAG GtgaagaaaaaatatttgatcACATTCGGAAGAAGGCTAAGAATTTTCCGGCTTTAAGCACATTGATGACCTGGGACTGGGAGTCTCAGTATTTAAATGAGGGGAAGGAACACGATTCCAAGCATCTGCCTGACACTCACATTTCTGATTTTGATGAATCCAAGGAAATAAGTGCTAGTGAATTTCTGACAGATACAATAGTAAATTCGGATTTTGGACCCTCAGAGCCAGACAGAGATGCATTTGGtatcaaggcaagaacaaaGGCAAAGGAAAATGTGGTGTCGGGAAGTTACAAGGAAACACCTAGGACGTCAAATCTTCCCCCAAAAGTTTCAAGGACTAATGTTGATTTTTCATCTATGAAAATTCTCTCTTACGATATTTCCATGATGAAGAGCAACACTAATTTAGCTGATTCCGGAAGATCTGTGGAGGATAGCAGGAAGCAGAAATCTTCTCCAAGTGCATCAAAGAGGCAATGCTGTTCATTAACCATGGCAAGCGAAACAAGGGGAGAAGGTCCATTTCTTGGGTTCAAGAgcatcttctcttttctttaa
- the LOC119999624 gene encoding mediator of RNA polymerase II transcription subunit 10b-like isoform X1 — MLYRLPGLSLLSPRLLVGLLVGMLANDNGTMTSQINDKAAPTTADDTKQNLSQVINSIQKTLGLIHQLYLTVSSFNAASQLPLLQRLNNLVMELDNMSKLSENCNIQVPMEVLNLIDDGKNPDEFTKDVLNSCIAKNQVTKGKTDSFKGLRKHLLEELEQVFPDEVESYREIRANSAAKAKCLGQAQSTLPNGDLKVKQPEL, encoded by the exons ATGCTATACAGACTACCCGGTCTCTCACTTCTCTCTCCAAG ATTGCTAGTGGGATTACTGGTGGGAATGTTGGCAAATGACAATGGAACGATGACTTCCCAGATCAATGACAAGGCTGCACCAACAACAGCTGATGATACGAAGCAGAACCTGAGCCAGGTTATTAACTCCATACAGAAGACTCTTGGCCTCATTCACCAACTTTATCTCACTGTATCGTCGTTCAATGCTGCCTCTCAGCTGCCTCTCCTCCAACGCCT CAACAATCTTGTCATGGAGCTTGATAACATGTCCAAATTGTCTGAAAACTGCAACATTCAGGTTCCTATGGAGGTCCTCAA TTTGATTGATGATGGAAAGAATCCAGATGAGTTCACGAAAGATGTCTTAAACAGCTGCATTGCCAAAAATCAGGTTACCAAAGGCAAAACTGATTCCTTCAAG GGCTTACGAAAGCATCTTCTGGAGGAACTGGAGCAGGTCTTTCCTGACGAAGTTGAATCATACAGGGAGATACGTGCAAATTCTGCTGCT AAAGCAAAGTGCCTTGGCCAAGCACAAAGTACTTTACCAAATGGCGATTTGAAGGTTAAGCAACCTGAGCTTTGA
- the LOC119999624 gene encoding mediator of RNA polymerase II transcription subunit 10b-like isoform X2, translating to MLANDNGTMTSQINDKAAPTTADDTKQNLSQVINSIQKTLGLIHQLYLTVSSFNAASQLPLLQRLNNLVMELDNMSKLSENCNIQVPMEVLNLIDDGKNPDEFTKDVLNSCIAKNQVTKGKTDSFKGLRKHLLEELEQVFPDEVESYREIRANSAAKAKCLGQAQSTLPNGDLKVKQPEL from the exons ATGTTGGCAAATGACAATGGAACGATGACTTCCCAGATCAATGACAAGGCTGCACCAACAACAGCTGATGATACGAAGCAGAACCTGAGCCAGGTTATTAACTCCATACAGAAGACTCTTGGCCTCATTCACCAACTTTATCTCACTGTATCGTCGTTCAATGCTGCCTCTCAGCTGCCTCTCCTCCAACGCCT CAACAATCTTGTCATGGAGCTTGATAACATGTCCAAATTGTCTGAAAACTGCAACATTCAGGTTCCTATGGAGGTCCTCAA TTTGATTGATGATGGAAAGAATCCAGATGAGTTCACGAAAGATGTCTTAAACAGCTGCATTGCCAAAAATCAGGTTACCAAAGGCAAAACTGATTCCTTCAAG GGCTTACGAAAGCATCTTCTGGAGGAACTGGAGCAGGTCTTTCCTGACGAAGTTGAATCATACAGGGAGATACGTGCAAATTCTGCTGCT AAAGCAAAGTGCCTTGGCCAAGCACAAAGTACTTTACCAAATGGCGATTTGAAGGTTAAGCAACCTGAGCTTTGA